In Malus sylvestris chromosome 16, drMalSylv7.2, whole genome shotgun sequence, the following are encoded in one genomic region:
- the LOC126606931 gene encoding 40S ribosomal protein S21-2-like, with translation MQNEEGIITELYIPRKCSATNRLITSKDHASVQINVGHLDEHGIYTGQFSTFALCGYVRAQGEADGGLDRLWQKKKTEVKQQ, from the exons ATGCAAAACGAGGAAGGAATCATCACCGAGCTCTACATCCCGAGGAAATG CTCGGCGACGAACAGGCTGATCACCTCCAAGGACCACGCTTCTGTTCAGATCAACGTTGGGCATTTGGATGAACATGGCATCTACACCGGCCAATTCTCCACCTTCGCGCTGTGCGGCTACGTCCGTGCTCAG GGAGAGGCCGACGGTGGTTTGGACCGACTCTGgcagaagaagaaaactgaAGTTAAACAACAGTAG
- the LOC126606918 gene encoding putative F-box protein At1g67623, producing the protein MVRSFVLIPGIVNGASRRIKKKNKKKPRNASSSIQSLPNEVLVQVLAKVASRSFDDLYSAMLSCKDFNESAQDDHIFEHVDISKFPLVSWRASEKHTRFLMRCRDLGNSEALYRQGMRDLFTSKRIEPAGVESLKRAASKGHVEATYVYGAILVCCGGDSRQKGLELLYSLNRHKSRGLSVTECRERIKELIWNTMWVNREVIGRIVEAHDENAAMKACNDCGDPQGPYTIEQGWDFDDHDKFSSCNSCRWHQEVNIFCDILSRSRANYD; encoded by the coding sequence ATGGTTCGCTCTTTTGTTCTTATTCCAGGCATCGTCAACGGCGCCTCTCGCAGGatcaagaagaagaacaagaagaaaccTCGAAACGCCTCCTCGTCCATTCAATCTCTTCCGAACGAGGTTCTGGTCCAAGTACTCGCGAAGGTCGCTTCGCGCTCCTTCGATGATCTTTATTCAGCCATGTTAAGCTGCAAGGATTTCAACGAAAGTGCTCAAGATGATCACATATTCGAGCACGTCGACATTAGCAAGTTCCCGCTGGTTTCTTGGCGCGCAAGTGAAAAACACACGAGGTTTCTGATGCGGTGCAGGGATCTCGGCAATTCGGAGGCCTTGTACAGGCAAGGGATGCGCGACCTCTTCACAAGCAAGAGGATAGAACCTGCGGGGGTCGAGTCTCTGAAGAGGGCAGCCTCAAAGGGTCACGTAGAAGCAACGTACGTGTACGGAGCGATCTTGGTGTGTTGCGGGGGCGATTCAAGGCAGAAAGGACTTGAGCTTCTGTACTCACTCAACCGCCACAAATCGAGAGGGTTAAGCGTGACAGAATGCCGAGAGAGGATTAAGGAATTGATTTGGAACACAATGTGGGTGAATAGGGAAGTAATAGGTAGAATTGTAGAAGCACACGATGAGAACGCTGCCATGAAAGCATGCAACGACTGTGGAGATCCACAAGGTCCGTACACAATCGAACAAGGATGGGATTTCGATGACCATGATAAATTCAGTAGCTGTAATTCGTGCAGATGGCATCAGGAAGTAAATATATTTTGTGATATATTAAGTCGTAGTCGTGCAAATTATGATTAG